The following nucleotide sequence is from Peribacillus sp. ACCC06369.
ATAACTATACGAAAGTTTTATTCGGTGAAGAATATGTCTATCGTGCGGGAACGATTGGCACGGTCGCTGAAAAAACAGCTTATGGGTATGTAAAGGGGTATTCCGCTGATAATAACATCCATATGCGCGGAGCTGAGACTGACCGCCTTGTTGCCGGTTGTACTGGGGTGAAACGGACGACAGGACAGCATCCTGGCGGAATCATAGTTGTTCCGGATTATATGGATATTTATGATTTCACACCTATTCAGTTCCCTGCGGATGACAGGAATTCCGAGTGGAAAACAACTCACTTTGATTTCCATTCCATTCACGATAATATTTTGAAACTCGATATACTTGGACATGATGATCCGACCGTGATCCGGATGCTTCAAGATTTAAGCGGCATCGATCCAAAGACCGTTCCTACTGATGATCCTGAAGTAATGAAAATATTCAGCAGTACCGAATCTTTAGGTGTTACCGAAGAACAGATCATGTGTAAAACGGGTACGCTCGGCATTCCCGAATTTGGAACCCGTTTCGTCCGGCAGATGCTTGAAGATACGAAACCTACAACATTTTCCGAGCTTGTTCAGATCTCAGGGCTTTCTCACGGTACGGATGTATGGTTGAGCAATGCACAGGAGCTGATCCACAACCGGATATGTACACTAAGTGAGGTTATCGGTTGCCGGGATGATATTATGGTCTATCTGATTTATCAAGGACTAGATCCTTCCCTAGCGTTTAAAATAATGGAATCTGTACGTAAAGGGAAAGGGCTCTCGGAGGAATTCGAAGAGGAAATGAGGAAAAATGAGGTGCCGGAATGGTATATCGATTCATGTAAGAAGATTAAATACATGTTCCCGAAAGCCCATGCTGCAGCTTACGTCTTAATGGCTGTCCGGATTGCCTATTTTAAAGTGCATCTGCCTTTATTGTATTATGCAGCCTATTTCACGGTACGTGCCGATGATTTTGAAATCGACGCCATGACACGGGGATCGCAAGCAATCAAATCGAAAATTGAAGAAATTACCGTAAAGGGATTGGATGCATCCACAAAGGAAAAGAATACATTGACGGTTCTTGAACTAGCTTTGGAAATGTGTGAACGCGGATATGCATTCGCTAAAGTGGATTTGTACAAATCCAGTGCTGATCAATTCATAATTGAAGGCAATAATTTGATTCCGCCTTTCAATTCGATACCTGGTCTTGGCACGAATGCGGCCATCAATATCGTCAACGCACGCAAGAATGGTGAATTCCTTTCGAAAGAAGACCTTCAGCAACGGGGAAAGGTTTCGAAGACCATCCTTGAATACCTTGATAAACAAGGATGCCTGGAATCATTACCCGAACAAAATCAGTTATCTTTATTTTAAAGAGGAAACTGATGGAAAAAAGGAAGAAACAGACATGATATTTGCATAAATATCTTGATTATGGTATATTTTTATTGGAAATACTAAGAGGAACCAATGGCAAGAGTGGGGAAACCCACTCTTTCGTGTTGTATTGACCATTTAATTTTGAATCCGAAACCAAGCGCATACAACGCACGTATGGAGGAAACAAATGAGTAAAAAGGTAACGGAAGTTGTAGAAGAATTAGCATTACCAATTCTTGAAGAATTGCAGCTTGAATTAGTCGAAGTGGAGTATGTGAAGGAAGGTAAAACCTGGTTCCTTCGAGTATACATTGATAAAGAAACAGGCGTAGATATTGAAGATTGCGGAAATGTAAGTGAAAAACTCAGTGAAAAGCTTGATGAGGTTGATCCGATTCCACAAAATTATTTTCTCGAAGTTTCATCACCCGGAGCTGAAAGGCCTCTGAAAAAAGAGAAGGATTTCCTTAAAGCTATCGGTAAAAATGTTTACATAAAAACATACGAGCCCATTTTAGATGAAAAAGAATTCGAAGGAATCTTAACCAGTT
It contains:
- the rimP gene encoding ribosome maturation factor RimP; this encodes MSKKVTEVVEELALPILEELQLELVEVEYVKEGKTWFLRVYIDKETGVDIEDCGNVSEKLSEKLDEVDPIPQNYFLEVSSPGAERPLKKEKDFLKAIGKNVYIKTYEPILDEKEFEGILTSFDGKEVTLEVRIKTRKKTIVIPFEKVAKARLAITFS